A genomic stretch from Bradyrhizobium quebecense includes:
- a CDS encoding NAD(P)H-dependent oxidoreductase: protein MNLHHLLKTRAAAGKPVRVVLIGAGKFGSMFLSQVPHTPGLEVPVIVDLDRDRAREACRTVGWDDARIGATTFTDDGARAIAGGAFDVVVEATGNPAVGIRHARAAIAAGKHVVMVNVEADVLVGPLLAEEARKAGVVYSLAYGDQPALTAEMVDWARATGFRVVAAGKGTKYLPAYHDVTPAGVWQHYGLTAGEAQSAGMNPQMFNSFLDGTKSAIEMAAIANACTLDVPSEGLLFPPCGVDDLPHVMRPRDKGGVLEKSGIVEVVSSLERDGRPVFRDLRWGVYVVLEAPNDYAADCFKQYGLKTDASGRYAAMYKPYHLIGLELNISVLSAALRNEPTGQPRGFRGDVAAVAKRNLRAGEMLDGEGGYTVWGKLMPASASLAAGALPIGIAHRVKLKNDIAHGAVVRWSDVEVDESNDTIKTRKAMEKAFSR from the coding sequence ACGCCGGGGCTCGAGGTGCCGGTGATCGTCGATCTCGACCGCGACCGTGCGCGCGAGGCGTGCCGCACGGTCGGCTGGGACGATGCGCGGATCGGCGCGACAACCTTTACCGACGACGGTGCGCGCGCGATCGCAGGCGGCGCGTTCGACGTCGTGGTGGAAGCCACCGGCAATCCCGCGGTCGGCATCCGCCATGCCCGCGCGGCGATCGCCGCCGGCAAGCATGTCGTGATGGTCAATGTCGAGGCCGATGTGCTGGTCGGCCCGCTGCTCGCCGAGGAGGCGCGCAAGGCCGGCGTGGTCTATTCGCTCGCCTATGGCGACCAGCCGGCGCTGACGGCGGAGATGGTCGATTGGGCGCGCGCGACGGGATTCCGCGTCGTCGCTGCCGGCAAGGGCACGAAATACCTGCCCGCCTATCACGACGTGACGCCGGCAGGCGTGTGGCAGCATTACGGGCTCACCGCCGGGGAGGCGCAATCCGCCGGCATGAACCCGCAGATGTTCAACTCCTTCCTCGACGGCACCAAATCAGCGATCGAGATGGCGGCGATCGCCAATGCCTGCACGCTCGACGTGCCCTCGGAGGGCTTGCTGTTTCCGCCCTGCGGCGTCGACGACCTGCCGCATGTGATGCGGCCGCGCGACAAGGGCGGCGTGCTGGAGAAATCCGGAATCGTCGAGGTGGTATCGTCGCTGGAACGCGACGGCCGTCCGGTGTTTCGTGATTTGCGCTGGGGCGTCTATGTGGTGCTGGAGGCACCGAACGATTATGCCGCCGATTGCTTCAAGCAATACGGCCTCAAGACCGATGCGTCGGGCCGCTATGCGGCGATGTACAAGCCGTATCATCTGATCGGGCTCGAGCTGAATATTTCCGTCCTGTCGGCGGCGCTGCGCAACGAGCCGACCGGGCAGCCGCGCGGCTTCCGCGGCGACGTCGCAGCGGTGGCGAAGCGCAATCTGCGTGCCGGCGAGATGCTCGACGGCGAAGGCGGCTACACGGTATGGGGCAAGCTGATGCCCGCCTCCGCCAGCCTCGCCGCCGGCGCATTGCCGATCGGGATCGCGCATCGCGTCAAGCTGAAGAACGACATCGCCCATGGCGCTGTCGTGCGCTGGAGCGACGTCGAGGTCGACGAGAGCAACGACACGATCAAGACGCGCAAGGCGATGGAGAAGGCGTTCTCGCGCTAG